In Parasteatoda tepidariorum isolate YZ-2023 chromosome 8, CAS_Ptep_4.0, whole genome shotgun sequence, the DNA window TTTAAGCCTTACTTGAAATTgcactaataaaattttgatggaggttatatataatataattaaagagtATATAATAAGATGTTTTgccacataattaaaaattttgttgtttgacTTATATCAAGATTCGAAAATACTTGTTATAActcaaagaaattaattcaaaacttctctcaaaagttaattcaaaaattctcaCATTAATCATTTTcacacttttttattaatgatattatttttatttctcttctaacttattcaattttttagaagtatttaatgaatgtgttcacatagaaaataaatgatgtATTGTCCAAATGTTTGCcatgaaaaatttctgttactttatagtaaaaaataatattaaactaaattttccatTTGCAAATTCTTTTCCATTTGCACACCAGTTATTCAATgctatataataaatgttatagaacagattaaatattcttacaaatatttatctttgaattagtttttgagctatttttaaaaataatatcttgtaGATAAGAAATCATAtgttaatattatattcttttctaTTGCAGTAGATCTTTATAATGCAAACCTTAAAATGTGATACTTTGCATTATAGAGAACTTGTTTTATAGGGTCAGTGGGTATAAAATCAAGCTTTTTTTGAAGAAGGTTCGTAAACCAAaccattaaagttattttactaaaaatgttgatgcattttatatacattagattcatataaattaaatatgaggCATAACTTacctattttgttttattattttcttatggtAATGCATTCAAAAGAACATGTTTTGATATACCCACTTTACCCTTTAGTGGGGTAAAGTGAGTATAGTTCcgaaattagtatattttttactaaaaaacgTATGTAAcagagcatttttatttctaaaaaaatattgttttagaaatgaaaacgctcttaaataaatgtataatgatcatatttaaaaaaaatgctaaaaaataagtttttctcgTAAAATTAAAGGGTTAATGTTAATGGCTATCAAAATTAGGTTAGCAGTATATTTTGCTAAACTCTACACAACTTCATCAAAAAGCAAGTAAAATGTATTAGTTTTTGgttcatttgaaatataaatgagagtgtaaaaattaatatttatagtagtattttaaagtatttttactgtttatagcaggcatgtatttttattaaattaagtcactttagggaaattttgttttccatgAAAAAACTGCCATACGAAGGCAGAAACTTGCGTAAAAACCCCTCTGTATCTTTAAATATGCCTATTAAGTTGTACTACTATGCTATTTTGgtgtaattattttagttgtataatatgtctgttatattattatttccaatataattctttacttcaaaaagcaaaatttgaaaagaattttgttttcagcattaaaattaCTATGTAGGGTtataatcaaacaaataaattatttttttagctatttcattataaaatatagagcATTAGATACTTATTAAAGCTAACAcagaagtaaagaaaaaaattatccctATCATAGAACTATGTAGGGCTGTAGGGTAGGGTATTACTATGTAGGGCTATAATCaaacaagtaaattattttttagctatttcattataaaatatagagcATTAGGTACTTATTAAAGCTAAcacagaagtaaaaaaaaaaaaaatttccctatcATAGAACACTTATCTAAGCCTAACCATATACCCACATCagaaaacaattcataataagTGGAATTTGGaaattcattcttaaatttccATGTAGATCTGTTCTTTTGATGTCCCTGTACTAATTTGAActataattaatagtttttgactgtttttaatgatattagaaGAAAGTTCATCAACAACTTAAACTAACATACTTTATAAATTGATCATAAACAGATAGTTTGtaaaccttaaatttttttttatctgtttataaaacttaaataaaaatgtttgctgCAATCCTAGTAAAtgtctgtaaaaataattaaataaattatctctaattaaaaggagaaaatagaTGCTTTTTAACCTATACCCACTTTACCCCACCTGACCctattgattattttacataaaaaataatcaataggGTCATTaattacacttaaatatttcttatttagagaaaagaaattattacaaattattaaaaattatatttaatcaaaattatgatttattaaaataaattaattaactacaaacaaatatatcaattttggtttaatttcaAGATTGTGAtcaagcaaataattatttttacagcatGTGTGGAGTTGATAGTATTGTCTCAGCTATAGAAACTTTTCAACAGCGATTATAGTTTTGTTAGCACCTGCAAAGTTAATGTTACGGTGAACAGTGTTACTTTAATCTTCTACTTTAAGTCAGTAAACAGTTCAGATATTTCTATagatataaatttctaattaaaaatatataattaattacggtttcttaaaacattctttgaaaatgagaaagctcaaatatttaacaaaatgagaTAGTTATTTGAAACTTCAGTAGTTTGAGTTGTGATTTTGGCAATTCTTTACATTCAATTAATATGAGACCCACCTTTGAGACATAATAAACATATCGATCCTATTGAACTAATAGCTGCATATATTGGCTAAAATTTATCTTGTATTAATTCTtatcaatatattatattatatcttcatttaatttattcttgtgctattatctaatattttgttttgaaaaattattttcaattgagaGAATATATGGATTTTTGTTCACTTGTGTGTGATAAATCATTAGAAAGTTTAGAAGGTTAGAAATTTTAGAAGTGTTGATTGTATTTAAGTACATTGCTACATcatgtgttatttttattccaaattaaacTATAACAAAAACTTTCGTCTGATTTTTCTGTAagctatataaatatattacactGCACCCagcttgtttatttaattacatcacaaccaaatatatctatatacattaatatagttccaacttttcaaagaaaagaggaaagaaaaaaaatgattttgtgttagtgtttttagaataatgtttttaaaaatgtttattactaCTATTAATTGGCATTTTGACTAATCCTGGTTGCTGTTAACGCAGTTCtgtattttcagtttaattgtGTTACACTTTCTATATTCATATCAGGAGCAAAACTGTTATGCTTAAGCattgtttgttttattgtgTATTTAGTACATACATGATGATTATGAAATAACTTATGAGCATATAACTCTCTAGACATCATGCTATTTACAAGGacagaataaaataagacaggaagaatagcattaaaaaaaattatctagcaGTCAAGGTTAAGAATATAGTGGCagaaatttgaaactttcaaaCAGCATGACCTTGTTTTTTCAGCAACACATGATCTCTatagtcaaaataatttaaaatggagtTGGGACAGCATTGGTAGCATTAAAAACATCAGCTCTAAGTAAAgagtgtttataaaaatttcaaacatatagGCACTTTTGTCTACTTGATGCACTCTAGCAAAATGAAGAAAGTACAGTAATTTGTATGATGCATCCTCATCGCTGTCTAAAGTTGCTGCTATTTGTGCTAAAAATTGAATTCcatctcaatttttaatttttttactatgaaaatcATGTTTGGATGAGAGACATATAgcaatattcatttaatatttggaTTGTTTCACTGTTATTATGATCCGGAAAATggacaattatttttaacacaatttctGAGCAGACAAAAACTCTGTTCCCTCGACTGATTTGTTCACTAGACTGTCATTtataatcaaagttattttattatctacatctaaaataaatgaaaaaagtatgtaaattttttaaatagtataatttttttttaaaatttatctatttcagAAAGTTTCAAGATTGTTTCACTGTTATTATAATCAGGAAAATGGACAATCATTTTTAACACCATTTTTGAGCAGACAAAAACTCTGTTCCCTCGACTGATTTGTTCACTGGACGGTCATTTATAAGCAAAGTTATTATATAATCAATatctaaaatgaatgaaaaaaatatgtaaattttttaaaaagtataaatttttttaaatttcagaaagttTCAAGATTAATCAAAGagacattagatcaaaaatatgGGGCTTCGTGGCATGTGGTGGTTGGAGAAGCATTTGGATTCTTTATTTCTCATGATGCAAAACATTTAATGTACATGTTTTTAGCTGGCAGCAAAGCCATATGTGTCTGGAAGTGCTCTTAAAAAGTTCTGTGTTATTTTACATGGTGCAATATATGTTTTTACCTACTCCGTccatatgtaaatatattattttttttttaaatattttatactcttCTTCAAAGTAGTTGTGTTCATTTTCCTAGTTTTCATGGCATGTGGTGATTggagaaatatttgaattctttattttcaagataaaaaaaatatgtaatatagatatttttagctGACAACAAAACCATGTGTCTATGAAAGGGCTCTTGAGGATTTCTGTGTTATATTATAGtacaatatatgtttttatatattccaTTCGTATGtgaatatgttattttttaaaatattttattgttatttctatgTAGCTAAGTTTAttgttttggttaaaattatagtttatatttgttataGATTATTTAGTCACAGAAGTgcaaaagttcaaaattattctatCGTTGTCTTGCAATTATGATTAGTACTTTTTGAagtttgttttacatttatttgctGAGTGTCCCAAAATATACTCGGAAAGAAATGCTGTTAAAAATTGGttataagattttttgaaataatatgacTTAAGTTTatatatgtttgtttgttttttcacaGTTATTTTATCAGGCTTATGGCTTGTTTCaagtttggtaaaaataaatttgtttccttgaatattttttctttttttagttttagcaTAAAGATATTCCATCCAAAAATAATACTGAAGTTCAATTCAAAATAGTAACTGAAACTGAGATATTGGTTTTAATTTGTGTTATAGtaaactcatttttcaatggaaaagttaaaatcattttgaaattgaaaaattaagctaaaaaatattaaaatcaagcGAAAGATTTCTAAGCTATGTGTGTTTCAAATATGAGGAATGGCTTTATGTGTTTTAAAGctataaacgaaaaatatttctgtgttAATGCAttgtaagataaaatattttatgttttggatattttaaaaagagtttctgcattattttgtttgttttattcaattttttaaactgaaattattatcctataataataacaaaaatgacaTAAACAGTGGCAAACTGACTATTTTCGGTTATGTTATGTAATGACGTTAGGTAATGacaaggattaaaaattaattttttcagctttatttAACAAGAATCATGCCATTTCATTatgctttttctttattcataaatCATTGTAATatcatttatgcatttttcatgCTTGCATTACTTCcactattaaattttcataaaaatgtgttataacctgttttcatattttagcataaatagttttcaaaatatagccaagtctaattaaaaatagtaattagatCATTGGCTCTTATTAGTGCCATAACAggattcatttattataattttcactttcaacttaaaatatcttacaaTAAGAAATATGCTATTTGTTCTTCTACTAAGACTCAAAACTATGTGTGCTTAGAAATCCTTAAAACGAGGAAAtctttttgcatcattttttgtataattcagCATGCATAACGtgtttatttcacattttaatattaggtTTATAAATACAGTGGAACCCCAGTTTTCACTTGTtcttttcgtattttatttatttattcttgtgAAATTGTCTATActgataatgttaaaatatcctTGATTTTACTCTACCCCGTTTGAGAAAATAACGTATCAAAACAAACGCTTTCTTAATAACATatcaaaactcttttttttttgtttttttgtttactaggttcacataaacttttttcaagtttctttttttttttttcttttcttttttctttaaatagagaCTTTTATCTTATCTATTTGAAGCTGCTCTTAAATTCTTTCTGTTTATTCTTATTGTCCTTTTATCCATGAAAGAGGGTTTTCCCCTTGATTTAAAATCAGAAGAGATGGGGAATAGACAAAGCACAGAATCCCCATAACCGTATCTCATGGGCATATGAGagcttaaattgaaaaattggatttttttttaacaaactttgaATCTTAAATCCCCATCATTTAAATATCtcccatttatttaaatattgttaccGGGTGCAACTGGTtaggaaattatttcttttccttgaTTCCTGTGACCTGCAAgacttttcttaaacaaaaataaatgttcttggagctctaatttttatttctgcagCTTTGGACAGCGTCAACAAAAATACACAAAGCAAGCTTCTCAGTATTCAATGTAGAGACATAACCCTTTGATAGAATAAGATTATGTGTCTTAAGGTAAAGATCTTATTCCAAGGCAGGTACATCGATTGGGACTCGTatctcgttactttttaaatcccTTTGATATCTGATTTAATGTCTGCTTTTGATAATAATTGTAAGAATTCGTACACTCAGAGGATTGAGGGATTCAAAGTATAAAAACTCTGAAacaatgtttatttacaaatataaaagcaaatttgcaaaaaatagtttttaacagGGTTTTGTTAAGATTGCACCTAAAAACAAAAACGActaaaaattgcacattttttctaatagtttatatgtcaattataaatttttgaaaatgagcttagaattttttttttaccttgattTTACGTTTTTCCCCATCATGGGTTTTTCCGCTTGCCCAACGAAAAATTAGGATTCTACTGTATTAAATATAAGAGCTTTTTTACTGTCTTAAATGTCTATTCTCATAtgtgtttaaataaagtttctacTTAGTCTTGTTTATTATCTTCTtttctttagaattaaaattactttctaaactgatggaatattttttaagttactaaattatatcacaatatttaattttaaactaattacttttaaGTTATCTGGGGGAAAAGTTCATCTAACTTATTAGAAcaagtatcattaaaaaaattatgtaattttatttatgcaagcCAGATGAGGACTCTAAAATACAAATGGCCATGATCTGTAGAAGCACATCTTAAACAGtccattattaatataatatagtgGAAACTAATTGGAATTTTCTAGATTAGCTTTTCTTATCTAATAAAAAGTTACTTGTTcactatatttcaaaaaaagttctattCTCAAGAACgaagtaccaaaaaaaaatatggtaaatattaCGCAATGAAGAAAAGCGTTAAATGatttttgcttctttaaatCACATAAGACATTGTTTACACTcaggaaaaaattttctattgcatgagattttttaacagaactTAGATTCTTTTagatcactgatttcaaatctacaatcggtttctctcttccagttacagtttttttttttttaaatgacatttttagtccttttttttttgtcaaaacatacaattttaaaaatgttacatataATAGAGGGTCCATAAatgttagggcacatcatcaggataaaaattgtataagaaCCCGTGCCCGGAAACATCATCATACGCCACTAAAGGCACCTCTCTActatgaactgtttctttgtgtgcttctgaacaggtcattATAGGTAAACCCCCTAGCCGCGTTCGACGACATTCCTGTTCTTGGTCTcctttgcaattttaatcctaatgatgtgccctaactcccctaGGAGTTTGTCGCAGCATTTATGCAAccctttattatataaaacgcttttaaacttgtacatttcgataTAAAATAGACtacaaatgtcattttaaagaaaattcttaacttaaggagcaaaactaatttgaaattctcACACCCGAACTAGGCAAggtcaagtatttgtataaatgcaacaaaaaaattttccccagtgttattttcaatttattattatcgaaAAGAAAAGCAATGCTGTAATATCTGAAGTTAACGAGTTTAATTCATAGAGTAtcaaacaaaattgtttaaaaataaaatgcctatGAAAGAAaagggcattttttaaaaaatatatatatttatgaaaaagacatgcatttataaaaaattgcaatcctATTTCACATTGCGTTTTccaaatcaaaatgaaataactaaattcgttaataaaaaatatgtttccctaataacaattttcaacatttatagcagttatttttatttttcattttatagaaacacaaaacaaatttttacctATATTTAGCTCCAAGAAAGCGAATTCAACTGTCGAACATAAAACCTTATTatagattattaatgataaaacgaaTGGAAAGATGTCATtcctgttttaaatataaaaagactaTATGTCAAAATAAAGTAGTCTTGTCTTTTAATGGTTAATACGTTCACAATTGtcttcatttttactttatttctaaagtCTGGGTTTCTTTCAGAAAAAGGTTGATTATTTAAGGTTCcggtaccaaaaaaaaattgggaaccactgcctttaaaataaaataacggcgATGCCACTAGCATATAGTAGAGTAGGTAGGTAGAATAGGTagttttgtttactattttGAGTGTCTCATAGTAGCCCATATTAACACtacataaattatgattatattgtatttttatcgCATACGTTCGACTCTTCAATTTTATCACAGGAATCTAAAAGCAAACGGTGATTAGCGATAAAAATGGTTAATTCAAAAACTGAGTGCACGAAACACAAgagtttacaaatttaaaaataatgggtGAGAGATAACAATAAATGAGAATATTACAAAGAAAGTTCATACATCGATAACAATAAAATTGCTCTTCA includes these proteins:
- the LOC107447384 gene encoding dynein axonemal light chain 4 isoform X1 is translated as MSKSKAAASAPYRKVMNYPLIQTCDMSEEMKTDTMDLCVTSYEKHSTDHEKVSRLIKETLDQKYGASWHVVVGEAFGFFISHDAKHLMYMFLAGSKAICVWKCS